TGGGAGGATGCACATATGACTCAGCATTTAAGACCGGGTACGGAGATGGAGATACTGGATATTGAGGAGCATAAGGGTAGTAATGCTGAGGATAGCTAAGTTGTCCCTGAACTGATGTGTAAGGACAATTAGACTTTCTTTGAGCTCCTCTTGACCCTGATGCCAGTGAAATAACTTCCTCTTTCCTTTTACGATTTCCAAAACTTGTTGAACCACCTTGAATGGCCTGTGTGGTAGCTTTGATTGCTGCTTGGCTCATGGTCCTTCCTGTTTTGAGACCACTTTCAACCATTTCCCCAATTTTGATTGTTGTGTGAAACGGTCTTCCCATTgcggctgtgaggtggtggaaGTAGTCAGGATCTTGAGCCTCTATGAAGATATCAACCAATTCTTGCTCATTTAATGGGGGCTTAACTCGGGCTGCTTGTTCCCTCCATTTGATAGCATATTCTCTGAAGCTTTCACTTGGTTTTTTTCTTGTATTGGAGAGTGTATTACGATCTGGAAAAATGTCGACATTGTACTGAAATTGTCTAACAAAATCTTGAGCCATATCATCCCATATGTGCCAGTGGGAAATATCTTGATCTATAAACCATTCTGAGGCAACACCAGTCAGGCTTTCACCAAAATAAGCCATGAACAATTCTTCTTTACCCCCTGCACCCCGAAGTTGATTACAGTATCTCTTAAGGTGGGCTATGGGATCATCGTGTCCGTCATACTTATCAAACTTACGGGTTTTGAACCCAGGTGGCAGGTGGACATTTGGGAACATACACAAGTCTTTGAATGCAACACTTTTGTGCCCTCCTAACCCTTGCATGCTCTTCATGTGTTGCTCAatgcttttcatttttttcaacatttcttCTTGCTCTGAGCCTGGAGTGGGCCTCTCAACATCAATAGGGGAACTAAATTGAACAGAGTTAGGGCCCCCAAATGTTATCCCAGGAATATAGTACTGCTCCGGATGAGTGGTGAATTGTCCGTCTTGAGCTGCTCTTTGCATCACAGTCGGTTGAGGGAGTGTATAGACCGGTGCAGCTGTTGTGACAGTGGGATTATTCCTAAATGGCATGCCTTGAGGACGTGTTGTTGATGGCCCGGCCCCACAATTATCAAATGGACCATACCCTGGAGGGAAGAAAGGTTCTGATATTGGGACCTGAGAAGATGAAGATCGAATACTAGTGACCTCAGGAAAATCAAGAATAGACGTTGGTGGTTCTTGTCCATTGGCCCAGGCTTGCCACAATTGTGCCATAATATTTCTCAGCGTCCGATTTTCTTCAACAGTGACTGTCTCTCTTGTTGTTGAATCAATTGGAGTGTCTGATGGATTCACCATAGTTTCAGTATTGGTTGTCATTGATGCTCTTACCTTAGACCTGGTAAAGTACGGGTGCTCTGCCAGTTTACCACAAACCTAACCACCGAAAGCTAACTAGAGTTGATGTGAAATGAACAAACTTGTTAGGGGTTAgacaattttataaatcaatcacACACTTATTAATCACATAGTAACATGGGTTCAGAAGGCCATTGTTTCATCCCATCTTTACTTTgcttattatcttttttttgggaaaaaaaaagaaaaagttttgaaaaaataaattctgaTCGGACCCTTCggaggttgcctacgtatcatgTTATTGCATGAATCAGATCATTACGTAGTTCAAAAATTTAGACAACTCAAACAGATTAATTTGGAATTCATTCACCAAAACttcaagaaaacaacaaaatcaaaaggTTTAAAACAACCGGATCAACATAATATCCCTAAACACCAAATTTTAAACTAGAAACTAAGTCTTTCAACAAACAAAATGAAAcgaacaacaaaaacaactaaaACTTTTCTTCAATCTTCATCACTTTCTTGGGGCTTTCTTTTTCCTCCCAAGGTCTCATACAAATTCAGAAACACCTTCGGCAAATGGGGAACAATGGTCCGTTCTTGCTCAGCCACTTCTTGATCATTCATACGGCGCTGATTTCTAATAACATAGGAGGTTTGCTCTGCTAGTTGATGAACTTGAAGTCTAGCCCTTCCCATGTTTTGATGACAGTCATTTAACAAAGCCTGATGATTACCCAGATTATTCCTCAAGAGGGCCTCTCGCCCTTCTGCTGCTTCAAGTTGATGGCGAAGTGTTGCTCTTTCGATGATCAATTGTCTTTGCGCCTCTTCGGATGCCTCGAAGCCCCTCTTCAATCGAGAGATCTCAAAATTCTGCTCCCTTTTTATCTGTCGTGCCAAGTGGATTCTATTATCCAATTCCTCCTCCAATCGGGCTAGTCTTCCCTCTGCATGCTTCAATTCTCCTTCCACATCTTGCAACTCTAACTtgtgattttttcttctttggacTTGTACTTCTTGCCGTGCAATGGTTGCTTTGGCCTTCTCCAACTCTTTTTTCAATTGTCTTATTATATGttgatctcttctttttctGCTGGATCCTTCAGGAGTGTCACCAAATGTCATCGGATCACGAAACCACGATAGGTACCCAGGAACCACCTTTCCTTTATCTTTCTCCACAACCATTTCACTTAGCTCAGAAATAATACTCCCGTACCAAATCTTCATAATCTCTTCGCTGTTAAAAGCAAAACCTGGTGGAGTGTCATATGCAAACTTACTCATATCATCATTGGGTGGGATTTCTTGAACTCTGGCTAGTTGACGCATAACCCGAAGTGGGGCATATGGTTGAACACCTCTAAGACCAATCAACACAAGAAACGAGATACCACTAGACATGCAAATGATATCCTTAGCTGGGAACCAGTAATAATTCCACACTATTTCATCAGATGTGATCACTGAAAGTTTTTCTTCACACGCTATTATTCCGTTTGGAAAATCAATTTTGGCTTCCCTTTCCTTATGGGAGGAAACATAGTTGCACCAATCTGGAGTAAACCTAGGCGCACGATCATGATGATAAAGGTGttccaaaaatcatatttgtagcAAAATATTACAGCCTTCAAAGTACATTTCCCCACTTAAACATTTGGTTAATGCGCGAAACATATCTGCCAAGATCATTGGAATAATAGTTGGATTTTCCATTGTGGTCAATGCCTTCACCACACCAGCCAGACGAATGTCAATATGCTTGTCCCTTTTGGGAAAAATAATGAGCCCCAAAAATGTGACCATAAAAGCAAAACATTCATTTGCCTTCCAAGCTTCTTCACCCCCTTGATTACTCAACTGGTTCCGATAATTCTTGAAACCATCCCTTTGACCGTATCTCTGGTGTAGAAAGTCTAAAGAGACCCACCTATTTTTCAAACTCTCTTTCtctatttgattaattttgagAAGTTCTAGAAATTTTTTGGCATCAACATGTTTTGGAATTATGGGTCTTTTATTGCGTAGATCAGCACCTCGAAAAGTAGACCCCTTCCCCATGAAGCCAGCAATTTCTTCCAAAGTTGTTGTCATCTCACAGTcagaaaaacaaaatacattatttcTGGGATCCCAAAAAGGAATCAATGCCTCGACCACATCCCTTCTAGGGTCAATCTCCATAAGATGCACTAAATGCCCCAAGTGTTCctttactctttttttctcaTGACTTCCCATGTCTGTGCACCATTGCCATAAATCTTTTGGTATAGTATCTGCGATCATGAACTCTGGAATTCCTTCGCTTCTAGGCCTTTTTGACCCTTGTCCTTTTGTCGATGATGCTATTTGTACCTTTAAATAGAACCAAACAAAGGTTTTTATGACAAACTCTAACACATTGAAAacagaaaagtaaaaaaaaattatttttttaagaaaataaaataaaacaccaATTTTTTACAAACACCGAACCCTTGAAAGGATGCCTACGTATCTCTTTTTAGTGAGAATCAGGTGTGCGtaattcataaaagaaaaacttcTCTTGGAAAGACTACCCCTTTTATTtgacctttttaaaaaaaaaaaaaaaaaaaaaaaactaaactcgCAAAGCTATTTTGAAAATGGTCAACAATGTCAAAGCGTTCTGAACCAACTATTTTTTACATAGCatataaaatgaacattttgGTCTAGCATGAATAGATATCTTAATTTCGCTAGGTCAAATgtacatgataaaaaaaaaagcataccAGAGACTTTTTATGTAGGTTTAACATTTATGAAGGTGTCTAGATTGGCCTACTCGAGCGGACAACGCGAGTCGGGGAGGGTCAGCGTGCCGGTAGCAGAGCTATTCCGGCTTAACTGGTGGTCCAACCCCGCCTAACATGTGTAACAACCTAGAATCAGGAGCGTAACCGCACACTGATTCATCCTAGACAGAAGTCCTGTGGAGCGTAACCGCACACACAGTGTATAACAAAATTTCAGAGACTCAGAGGGTATGTAAGAGAAACAATTTGTATACAATACAATATCAAAACGATAAATTGCTGAAATAACACAATTAGCatccaaacataaaatttatccaaataaaaaaaatagcgaaaaaaaagttaatgtaCAAAGCTCGAATTCTAAAAGAAGTGATCCTCAGCGGAGTCGCCAAATCTGTCACACCTCTTTTATTCAAGTTTTAATTGTTGAGGATATGAcaggttttttttatttatttttttttaattttttttagagtcgccacttgaaattgagttttttaGGTGTTTGAAGTCACCAGATAgttcttaatttaaaataaaaaacttttttttgggTCTACGAAAAACAGAGATTGGGTAAGGAATTCAGTTGACCGGAGGGAAGGTATGAGGCACCCcccgagtcccgtggttctagcacggtcgctttattaacttatatttggctaaaataatttatttatttaatttggataaaaggggaaaaaaattaattactattttttttaaaaaaaatgattggcCTAAGAGCGTAACCGCACACAAGACCtttcttttagaaaagaaaTACACACCAAGGATCGTAACCGAACACATGATGgtatttaaagttttaattttttatttttttttaaaataataattaattactcaaaaAAATAACGTCATGAATGGATAAAAGAAAATGGTGCAACatataaatcaagaaatgattagttt
This DNA window, taken from Solanum lycopersicum chromosome 5, SLM_r2.1, encodes the following:
- the LOC138337083 gene encoding uncharacterized protein, translated to MVNPSDTPIDSTTRETVTVEENRTLRNIMAQLWQAWANGQEPPTSILDFPEVTSIRSSSSQVPISEPFFPPGYGPFDNCGAGPSTTRPQGMPFRNNPTVTTAAPVYTLPQPTVMQRAAQDGQFTTHPEQYYIPGITFGGPNSVQFSSPIDVERPTPGSEQEEMLKKMKSIEQHMKSMQGLGGHKSVAFKDLCMFPNVHLPPGFKTRKFDKYDGHDDPIAHLKRYCNQLRGAGGKEELFMAYFGESLTGVASEWFIDQDISHWHIWDDMAQDFVRQFQYNVDIFPDRNTLSNTRKKPSESFREYAIKWREQAARVKPPLNEQELVDIFIEAQDPDYFHHLTAAMGRPFHTTIKIGEMVESGLKTGRTMSQAAIKATTQAIQGGSTSFGNRKRKEEVISLASGSRGAQRKSNCPYTSVQGQLSYPQHYYPYAPQYPVSPSPYPVLNAESYVHPPNRPHFWAPSQGNFHPQRPPYQVPYNSPIMRSYAQDQAQKKKFTPLGESYSSLFQKLRKIGAIECIPPHRLNPNAPGVIEKLIEHGVVVVTGDQNTPNVTNNPLPAENNLVGMVCDDQEYRLLSKMGKLFRKIGEEDKSMKSLKSVASLSAEGVNFDTKVLCVPGVSKGIEVRAAMPKLYVSKGFSLTEHDQSGLTKMKEPIFVKPVQQLPVIDSKAVP